A window of the Garra rufa chromosome 10, GarRuf1.0, whole genome shotgun sequence genome harbors these coding sequences:
- the mylk4a gene encoding uncharacterized protein mylk4a isoform X2 — protein MDCLFKGKYIWIVGSVCLMASYLWHKLWDLLSYQRKSRSSALHNEQLKDPKVKDGKFRLSLKGLKAQKKKKPPDSTDTASLKKQTLLLEEVQKLNQENVERSEASQKLEECVQKPEDGLVTPIQQDLSLEEAKTLEPMLEKKSKEEKEVTFELKEEVIKDAEPKIEEIQAETPTLAEEETKEVLLKTTDVLKDQEAEGTEDQTITKAPAEPDITDSEPSTPTENSVQSIETEQTDEVTTSSKRRVTEEDLGLEDHKKSRVEEGEDKGEQEPQEPEDLRGIFKADGVEIELDFSKLKKESYEDENEDPIDHFFIDCTPPPAAPFNHRVVSAKPNQINNFYTINRQEVLGGGRFGQVHKCIENSSGLTLAAKIIKARGQKEKEVVKNEIQVMNQLDHANLIQLYAAYESRNDIILVLEYVDGGELFDRIIDENYKLTELDTVMFIRQICEGLRYMHKMYILHLDLKPENILCVSRLTNKIKIIDFGLARKYQPKEKLRVNFGTPEFLSPEVVNYDFVSFNTDMWSLGVIAYMLLSGLSPFLGDDNNETLNNILSCQWNFEEDEFTEVSEEAKDFISKLLVVDKSWRIGATEALKHPWLSDPAVHFRLHQKKNKCRSRRNSCLPPPES, from the exons CTAAAAGATCCCAAAGTTAAAGATGGAAAGTTTCGTCTGAGTCTCAAAGGCCTCAAagcacagaagaagaagaaaccaCCAGATTCAACAG ACACAGCCTCTTTGAAGAAGCAGACACTGTTGCTTGAAGAGGTTCAGAAACTAAATCAAGAAAATGTGGAACGCTCTGAAGCATCCCAAAAGCTGGAAGAATGTGTGCAGAAACCGGAAGATGGCTTGGTTACTCCAATTCAGCAGGACCTCAGCCTGGAGGAAGCCAAGACGCTTGAACCCATGCTAGAGAAGAAGTCGAAAGAAGAGAAAGAGGTCACTTTTGAACTGAAAGAAGAAGTGATAAAAGATGCAGAGCCCAAAATAGAGGAGATCCAAGCTGAAACACCAACTTTAGCAGAAGAAGAGACTAAGGAGGTGCTCTTGAAAACCACAGATGTACTCAAAGATCAGGAGGCAGAGGGTACGGAGGACCAGACAATTACCAAAGCTCCTGCAGAACCTGACATTACCGATTCCGAGCCTTCTACACCAACTGAGAACTCAGTGCAGAG CATTGAGACTGAGCAGACAGATGAGGTGACTACCAGCAGCAAACGACGTGTAACAGAAGAAGATCTGGGTTTGGAGGACCACAAGAAGAGCAGGGTTGAGGAGGGGGAAGACAAGGGCGAGCAGGAGCCACAGGAACCCGAAGATCTGCGTGGCATTTTCAAAGCCGACGGTGTGGAAATCGAGTTAGATTTCAGCAAACTGAAGAAGGAGAGCTATGAGGATGAAAATGAAGATCCCATTGATCACTTCTTCATTG ATTGCACCCCACCTCCAGCAGCACCCTTCAACCACCGTGTGGTGTCTGCCAAACCCAACCAGATTAACAACTTCTACACTATCAACCGGCAGGAGGTTCTTGGAGG TGGTCGATTCGGTCAGGTGCATAAATGCATTGAAAATTCCTCTGGACTTACTTTGGCTGCCAAGATCATTAAAGCTAGAGGTCAAAAAGAAAAG GAGGTGGTGAAGAATGAGATTCAGGTTATGAACCAGCTTGACCATGCCAACCTGATACAGCTCTATGCGGCCTACGAGTCCAGGAACGACATTATCCTTGTACTTGAATA TGTTGACGGAGGTGAACTCTTTGACCGAATCATCGATGAGAACTACAAGCTGACGGAGCTGGACACGGTGATGTTCATCAGGCAGATCTGTGAAGGCTTGCGCTACATGCACAAAATGTACATCCTCCATCTGGACCTAAAG CCAGAGAACATTCTGTGTGTCAGCAGACTCACAAATAAAATCAAGATCATCGACTTTGGACTTGCTAGGAA GTATCAGCCCAAGGAGAAGTTACGGGTGAATTTCGGGACGCCGGAGTTTCTCTCTCCTGAGGTGGTCAACTATGATTTTGTGTCGTTCAACACGGACATGTGGAGTCTGGGAGTGATCGCATACATGCT gCTGAGTGGTTTGTCTCCCTTCCTCGGTGACGATAACAATGAGACACTGAACAACATTTTGTCCTGTCAGTGGAACTTCGAGGAGGATGAATTCACAGAAGTCTCAGAAGAAGCCAAGGATTTCATTTCCAAACTGCTTGTGGTGGATAAAAG TTGGAGGATAGGAGCCACTGAAGCGCTGAAGCACCCGTGGCTGTCGGACCCAGCCGTCCACTTCCGTCTGCATCAAAAG AAAAACAAATGCCGTTCACGTAGAAACTCCTGTCTGCCTCCACCTGAGAGTTAA
- the mylk4a gene encoding uncharacterized protein mylk4a isoform X1 translates to MSSVNSSTGMDLLQVRMDSLSSKMDRLISIQEKVLSRLDGMSQDIDGIEKDVETLKVEKEEIHFPPVILTGPANEMKEMCQEMNSIMLAVNQRSEQQTQKLEGMERLVMSIQQVVSFIGETVKTSKIMDIMFKEPASRKSKAASALKSKDSKIKLISKCLASDNNQPVTIKLKDPKVKDGKFRLSLKGLKAQKKKKPPDSTDTASLKKQTLLLEEVQKLNQENVERSEASQKLEECVQKPEDGLVTPIQQDLSLEEAKTLEPMLEKKSKEEKEVTFELKEEVIKDAEPKIEEIQAETPTLAEEETKEVLLKTTDVLKDQEAEGTEDQTITKAPAEPDITDSEPSTPTENSVQSIETEQTDEVTTSSKRRVTEEDLGLEDHKKSRVEEGEDKGEQEPQEPEDLRGIFKADGVEIELDFSKLKKESYEDENEDPIDHFFIDCTPPPAAPFNHRVVSAKPNQINNFYTINRQEVLGGGRFGQVHKCIENSSGLTLAAKIIKARGQKEKEVVKNEIQVMNQLDHANLIQLYAAYESRNDIILVLEYVDGGELFDRIIDENYKLTELDTVMFIRQICEGLRYMHKMYILHLDLKPENILCVSRLTNKIKIIDFGLARKYQPKEKLRVNFGTPEFLSPEVVNYDFVSFNTDMWSLGVIAYMLLSGLSPFLGDDNNETLNNILSCQWNFEEDEFTEVSEEAKDFISKLLVVDKSWRIGATEALKHPWLSDPAVHFRLHQKKNKCRSRRNSCLPPPES, encoded by the exons ATGAGTTCTGTTAACTCTAGCACAGGTATGGACCTGCTCCAAGTCAGGATGGATTCCTTGAGCAGCAAAATGGACAGGCTCATAAGCATCCAGGAAAAAGTCCTCAGCCGACTCGACGGCATGTCTCAGGACATTGATGGAATTGAGAAAGATGTCGAAACGCTGAAAGTGGAAAAGGAGGAGATCCATTTTCCTCCAGTTATCCTTACAGGACCAGCCAATGAGATGAAGGAGATGTGCCAAGAAATGAACAGCATCATGTTGGCAGTAAATCAACGCTCGGAGCAGCAAACCCAAAAGCTGGAGGGAATGGAAAGACTGGTGATGAGCATTCAACAGGTGGTCAGTTTTATTGGAGAAACTGTGAAAACGTCCAAAATCATGGATATTATGTTCAAAGAGCCAGCTTCTCGGAAGAGCAAAGCGGCTTCGGCCCTCAAGTCCAAGGATAGTAAAATCAAACTAATCAGCAAATGCCTGGCCTCAGATAACAATCAGCCTGTCACTATAAAG CTAAAAGATCCCAAAGTTAAAGATGGAAAGTTTCGTCTGAGTCTCAAAGGCCTCAAagcacagaagaagaagaaaccaCCAGATTCAACAG ACACAGCCTCTTTGAAGAAGCAGACACTGTTGCTTGAAGAGGTTCAGAAACTAAATCAAGAAAATGTGGAACGCTCTGAAGCATCCCAAAAGCTGGAAGAATGTGTGCAGAAACCGGAAGATGGCTTGGTTACTCCAATTCAGCAGGACCTCAGCCTGGAGGAAGCCAAGACGCTTGAACCCATGCTAGAGAAGAAGTCGAAAGAAGAGAAAGAGGTCACTTTTGAACTGAAAGAAGAAGTGATAAAAGATGCAGAGCCCAAAATAGAGGAGATCCAAGCTGAAACACCAACTTTAGCAGAAGAAGAGACTAAGGAGGTGCTCTTGAAAACCACAGATGTACTCAAAGATCAGGAGGCAGAGGGTACGGAGGACCAGACAATTACCAAAGCTCCTGCAGAACCTGACATTACCGATTCCGAGCCTTCTACACCAACTGAGAACTCAGTGCAGAG CATTGAGACTGAGCAGACAGATGAGGTGACTACCAGCAGCAAACGACGTGTAACAGAAGAAGATCTGGGTTTGGAGGACCACAAGAAGAGCAGGGTTGAGGAGGGGGAAGACAAGGGCGAGCAGGAGCCACAGGAACCCGAAGATCTGCGTGGCATTTTCAAAGCCGACGGTGTGGAAATCGAGTTAGATTTCAGCAAACTGAAGAAGGAGAGCTATGAGGATGAAAATGAAGATCCCATTGATCACTTCTTCATTG ATTGCACCCCACCTCCAGCAGCACCCTTCAACCACCGTGTGGTGTCTGCCAAACCCAACCAGATTAACAACTTCTACACTATCAACCGGCAGGAGGTTCTTGGAGG TGGTCGATTCGGTCAGGTGCATAAATGCATTGAAAATTCCTCTGGACTTACTTTGGCTGCCAAGATCATTAAAGCTAGAGGTCAAAAAGAAAAG GAGGTGGTGAAGAATGAGATTCAGGTTATGAACCAGCTTGACCATGCCAACCTGATACAGCTCTATGCGGCCTACGAGTCCAGGAACGACATTATCCTTGTACTTGAATA TGTTGACGGAGGTGAACTCTTTGACCGAATCATCGATGAGAACTACAAGCTGACGGAGCTGGACACGGTGATGTTCATCAGGCAGATCTGTGAAGGCTTGCGCTACATGCACAAAATGTACATCCTCCATCTGGACCTAAAG CCAGAGAACATTCTGTGTGTCAGCAGACTCACAAATAAAATCAAGATCATCGACTTTGGACTTGCTAGGAA GTATCAGCCCAAGGAGAAGTTACGGGTGAATTTCGGGACGCCGGAGTTTCTCTCTCCTGAGGTGGTCAACTATGATTTTGTGTCGTTCAACACGGACATGTGGAGTCTGGGAGTGATCGCATACATGCT gCTGAGTGGTTTGTCTCCCTTCCTCGGTGACGATAACAATGAGACACTGAACAACATTTTGTCCTGTCAGTGGAACTTCGAGGAGGATGAATTCACAGAAGTCTCAGAAGAAGCCAAGGATTTCATTTCCAAACTGCTTGTGGTGGATAAAAG TTGGAGGATAGGAGCCACTGAAGCGCTGAAGCACCCGTGGCTGTCGGACCCAGCCGTCCACTTCCGTCTGCATCAAAAG AAAAACAAATGCCGTTCACGTAGAAACTCCTGTCTGCCTCCACCTGAGAGTTAA